A genomic window from Peromyscus maniculatus bairdii isolate BWxNUB_F1_BW_parent chromosome 1, HU_Pman_BW_mat_3.1, whole genome shotgun sequence includes:
- the LOC102914741 gene encoding paired immunoglobulin-like receptor B, translating to MTFTFTALLCLGALPKPVLTVHPDSVVYKQTTVTFFCEVPTGAKAYRLYKVENQKLKHIEFLQNPKDKAEFSISKIDQKHAGQYRCQYRINDGWLSEYSDSLELVVTGTLHKPTIKAEPGSVVTYKSAVTIWCEGTLDAEICVLHKEGSQNPLDTQTPEKPEKKAKFSIPSVTQQHGGQYRCYCYSSAGWSERSDTLEIVVTGLSKKPSLLSHQGQILDPGKSLTLQCCSDISYDRFALYKLGGADFTQNGDQWTQSGLSLANFTLGPVSRSTGGQYRCYGAHNLSSEWSASSDPLDILITGQLPFSPSLSVKPNSTVHPGDNVTLLCQSLYKVDTFILSKEGAAQQPQRLKSMFQVQEFQAEFSMSAVTSALSGTYRCYGSQDSFPYLLTQASVPVELTVTGEVTLNSQDDLQSKP from the exons ATGACCTTCACCTTCACAGCCCTGCTCTGTCTGG GGGCCCTCCCTAAGCCTGTCCTCACAGTACATCCAGACTCTGTGGTCTACAAGCAGACTACAGTGACCTTCTTCTGTGAGGTTCCCACAGGAGCCAAAGCATACAGACTCTATAAAGtggaaaaccaaaaactaaagcACATAGAGTTTCTACAAAATCCTAAGGACAAGGCTGAATTTTCAATCTCGAAAATAGACCAAAAACATGCAGGACAATATCGCTGTCAATATCGAATCAATGATGGATGGTTGTCAGAGTACAGTGACTCTCTGGAGCTCGTGGTGACAG GGACCCTCCACAAACCCACCATCaaggctgagccaggctctgtggtcACTTACAAAAGTGCCGTGACCATCTGGTGTGAGGGGACCCTGGATGCAGAAATATGTGTTCTGCATAAAGAGGGAAGCCAAAATCCCTTGGATACACAGACACCAGAGAAGCCTGAGAAGAAGGCCaagttctccatcccttctgtgacACAGCAACATGGGGGACAATATCGCTGTTACTGTTACAGCTCAGCTGGCTGGTCAGAGCGCAGTGACACCCTGGAGATTGTGGTGACAG GCCTCTCCAAGAAGCCGTCCTTGCTGAGTCACCAAGGCCAgatcctggaccctgggaagagCCTCACCCTGCAGTGTTGCTCTGACATCAGCTATGACAGATTTGCTCTATACAAGTTAGGGGGAGCTGACTTCACCCAGAATGGGGACCAGTGGACCCAGAGTGGCCTCTCCTTGGCCAACTTCACACTGGGCCCTGTGAGCAGATCTACTGGAGGCCAATACAGATGCTATGGTGCACACAACCTCTCCTCTGAGTGGTCAGCCTCCAGTGACCCCCTGGACATCCTGATCACAG gacagcttcccttcagtccttcCCTCTCAGTGAAGCCTAACTCCACAGTGCACCCTGGAGACAACGTGACCCTGCTGTGTCAGTCACTTTACAAAGTAGACACTTTCATTCTGTCCAAGGAGGGAGCAGCCCAACAACCCCAGAGACTAAAATCAATGTTTCAAGTTCAGGAGTTCCAGGCAGAATTCTCCATGAGTGCTGTGACCTCTGCCCTCTCAGGCACCTACAGGTGCTATGGATCTCAAGACTCATTTCCCTACCTGCTGACACAAGCCAGTGTCCCTGTGGAGCTCACTGTCACAGGTGAGGTGACCCTGAACTCCCAGGATGACTTACAATCCAAACCCTAG